From a single Silene latifolia isolate original U9 population chromosome 6, ASM4854445v1, whole genome shotgun sequence genomic region:
- the LOC141588272 gene encoding uncharacterized protein LOC141588272, translated as MNFFWGIPDGGRRIVFRSLHQISSPSFAGGFNVKDLTAWNYSLLCKWIWQLYLPCASKWKSWVMNHVLKQDDFWLVKAKDHFSFSMIGILATRDHLISLAGSSQAAKLLIQSWTMNSKFSIQSSYGYFRNASAVGSWTVGLGHSSIIHSHKIIYSLAAQHHLATIDNLQRRGIPYANRCVLCLAHEENHTHLFFTCSLSSEIWQQLLTWMGISRTSSFLHEEL; from the coding sequence ATGAATTTTTTCTGGGGCATACCTGATGGAGGGAGGAGAATTGTCTTTAGGAGTTTGCACCAGATTTCTTCTCCATCCTTTGCAGGTGGTTTCAATGTCAAGGATCTAACAGCCTGGAATTACTCCCTTCTTTGTAAATGGATTTGGCAGCTATATCTTCCTTGTGCAAGTAAATGGAAGAGTTGGGTGATGAATCATGTTCTGAAACAAGATGATTTTTGGTTGGTCAAGGCAAAGGATCATTTCTCTTTCAGTATGATTGGTATTCTAGCAACCAGAGATCACTTAATAAGTCTGGCTGGATCTTCTCAGGCTGCAAAGCTGCTTATCCAAAGTTGGACTATGAATTCTAAGTTCAGTATACAATCTTCTTATGGTTATTTTAGGAATGCTTCTGCTGTTGGTAGTTGGACTGTTGGTCTTGGTCACTCTAGCATCATTCATAGTCACAAAATTATCTACTCTCTGGCTGCTCAACACCATCTAGCTACTATAGATAATTTGCAGAGGAGGGGCATTCCTTATGCGAATAGATGTGTCCTATGTCTAGCTCATGAGGAAAATCATACTCATTTATTCTTCACTTGTTCGCTTTCATCTGAAATATGGCAGCAGCTCCTTACTTGGATGGGTATCTCCAGGACATCTTCTTTTCTCCATGAGGAATTGTAA